One Saccharomyces eubayanus strain FM1318 chromosome XVI, whole genome shotgun sequence DNA segment encodes these proteins:
- the TIP41 gene encoding Tip41p — protein MSKRNTAPLRSPGINTVQINAAREMHAQTVRARRMPIPAGSITASSMTAPVAATAVPPRHICNNPNNPPCVSCGSVIIPSPRATLPLEDNPSISINDWTISSRKKPILNSQELDVWETEKLKGLTLPEMIFGNNYIRIENPRLDWSIEFNALDALKNVQLQDSGIRVAYSNDWINSKRKQNTSGTGTAQRFSNDVSADSLNIIHKYDWTYTTSYRGTENSPESRFKLDNDQTLPLDKLAVHDKILFYDDMILFEDELADNGISILNVKIRVMNERLLLLSRFFLRVDDVLVRVYDTRLYVEFDENRVIRESKEYEGKYHDVLAKHRLSQSHDPKAALRDSNWVAQNTPMIKRECETIQF, from the coding sequence ATGTCCAAGAGAAATACCGCCCCCCTCAGATCCCCAGGGATAAACACTGTCCAGATAAACGCTGCCAGAGAGATGCATGCGCAGACCGTACGCGCTCGAAGAATGCCCATCCCAGCCGGCAGCATCACCGCATCCTCGATGACCGCCCCCGTAGCAGCAACGGCAGTGCCACCACGACATATCTGCAATAACCCGAACAACCCGCCCTGCGTGAGCTGTGGCTCGGTCATCATCCCATCGCCCAGAGCCACGCTGCCCTTGGAGGACAATCCTTCCATCTCCATAAACGACTGGACCATCTCTTCCAGGAAGAAGCCCATTTTGAACTCACAAGAACTGGACGTCTGGGAAACCGAGAAGCTCAAGGGGCTGACCTTGCCCGAGATGATCTTCGGCAACAACTACATCCGAATCGAGAACCCGCGTCTAGACTGGTCTATAGAGTTCAACGCCCTGGACGCCCTGAAGAACGTGCAACTGCAGGATTCGGGCATCCGCGTGGCGTACTCGAACGATTGGATAAACTCCAAGAGGAAACAGAACACATCGGGCACGGGCACTGCACAGCGGTTTTCCAACGATGTGAGCGCAGATTCCCTCAACATTATACACAAGTACGACTGGACCTACACCACAAGCTATAGGGGCACAGAGAACTCCCCCGAGTCGAGGTTCAAACTGGACAATGACCAAACGCTACCACTCGACAAGCTGGCCGTGCACGACAAAATCCTATTCTACGACGACATGATTCTCTTCGAAGACGAGCTCGCAGACAACGGTATATCCATACTCAACGTGAAAATAAGGGTCATGAACGAACgcctgctgctgctgaGCAGGTTCTTCCTGAGAGTGGACGACGTGCTTGTGCGGGTCTACGACACGAGGCTATACGTGGAGTTCGACGAGAACAGAGTGATCAGAGAGTCCAAGGAGTACGAGGGTAAATACCACGACGTACTGGCCAAGCATAGGCTGTCCCAATCGCATGACCCCAAGGCCGCCCTGAGAGATAGCAACTGGGTTGCTCAGAACACACCCATGATCAAAAGAGAGTGCGAAACGATCCAGTTCTAG
- the TIF5 gene encoding translation initiation factor eIF5 codes for MSVNICRDNHDPFYRYKMPPIQAKVEGRGNGIKTAILNVADIAHALNRPAPYIVKYFGFELGAQTSISVDKDRYLVNGVHEPAKLQDVLDGFINRFVLCGSCKNPETEIIITRDSDLVRDCKACGKRTPMDLRHKLSSFILKNPPDSVSGSKKKKKAATASANVRGGGLSISDIAQGKSQNAPSDGTGSSTPQHHDEDEDELSRQIKAAASTLENIEVKDDEWAVDMSEEAIRARAKELEANSELSQLDEYGEWILNQAGEDKENLPSDVELYKKAAELDILNDPKIGCVLAQCLFDEDIVNEVAEHNAFFTKVLVSPEYERNFLGGIERFLGLEHKDLIPTLPKILVQLYNNDIISEEEIMRFGTKTSKKFVPKEISKKVRRAAKPFITWLETAESDDDDEEEDNE; via the coding sequence ATGTCCGTTAACATTTGTAGAGACAACCATGATCCATTCTACCGTTATAAAATGCCTCCAATCCAGGCCAAGGTGGAAGGTAGAGGTAACGGTATCAAAACAGCAATTCTGAACGTGGCTGACATCGCCCATGCGTTGAACAGACCTGCTCCATACATCGTCAAGTACTTCGGTTTCGAACTGGGTGCTCAAACTTCTATTTCCGTCGACAAAGATCGTTATTTGGTTAACGGTGTTCACGAACCTGCTAAGTTGCAAGACGTGTTGGATGGGTTCATCAACAGGTTTGTTCTTTGTGGAAGTTGTAAGAATCCAGAAACCGAGATCATAATCACCAGGGATAGCGATTTGGTCAGAGACTGTAAGGCTTGTGGTAAGAGAACTCCAATGGACTTGAGACACAAACTATCgtctttcattttgaagaacCCACCTGATTCCGTTTCCGGctccaagaagaagaagaaggcaGCCACAGCTTCCGCCAATGTCCGTGGTGGTGGGCTATCCATTAGTGATATTGCTCAAGGTAAATCTCAAAACGCTCCTTCGGATGGCACTGGTTCATCCACTCCACAACATCATGAcgaggatgaagatgagtTGTCGCGTCAAATTAAGGCCGCTGCTTCCACTTTAGAAAATATCGAAGTCAAAGATGACGAATGGGCCGTTGATATGTCTGAAGAAGCCATCAGAGCTCGTGCCAAAGAACTAGAAGCTAACTCTGAACTCAGCCAATTAGATGAATACGGTGAATGGATCTTAAACCAAGCTGGTGAAGACAAGGAAAACCTTCCATCTGACGTGGAACTATATAAGAAGGCCGCTGAACTAGATATTTTGAACGATCCAAAAATTGGTTGTGTCTTGGCCCAATGTctttttgatgaagatatcGTAAACGAAGTCGCTGAACACAATGCATTTTTCACTAAAGTTTTGGTCTCTCCGGAATACGAGAGAAACTTTTTGGGTGGTATTGAAAGATTCTTAGGTTTAGAACACAAGGACTTAATTCCAACATTACCCAAAATTTTGGTTCAGTTATACAACAATGACATCATTtcagaagaggaaatcaTGAGATTTGGTACCAAAACATCCAAGAAATTCGTACCTAAGGAAATATCCAAGAAGGTTCGTAGAGCTGCGAAACCATTCATTACATGGTTGGAAACCGCTGAAagtgacgatgatgacgaggaagaagacaatgaaTAG